A single genomic interval of Equus quagga isolate Etosha38 chromosome 19, UCLA_HA_Equagga_1.0, whole genome shotgun sequence harbors:
- the RASD2 gene encoding GTP-binding protein Rhes, whose translation MMKTLSSGNCALSVPAKNSYRMVVLGASRVGKSSIVSRFLNGRFDDQYTPTIEDFHRKVYNIRGDMYQLDILDTSGNHPFPAMRRLSILTGDVFILVFSLDNRESFDEVKRLQKQILEVKSCLKNKTKEAAELPMVICGNKNDHGELCRQVPATEAELLVSGDENCAYFEVSAKKNTNVDEMFYVLFSMAKLPHEMSPALHRKISVQYGDAFHPRPFCMRRVKEMDAYGMVSPFARRPSVNSDLKYIKAKVLREGQARERDKCTIQGGGGGGGGGGGAPWVVPYGMAPDVPWTRPHSSRVQ comes from the exons ATGATGAAGACCTTGTCCAGCGGCAACTGCGCGCTCAGCGTGCCCGCCAAAAACTCCTACCGCATGGTGGTGCTGGGCGCCTCGCGGGTGGGCAAGAGCTCCATCGTCTCCCGCTTCCTCAACGGCCGCTTCGACGACCAGTACACGCCCACCATCGAGGACTTCCACCGCAAGGTCTACAACATCCGTGGGGACATGTACCAGCTGGACATCCTGGACACGTCCGGCAACCACCCCTTCCCCGCCATGCGCAGGCTCTCCATCCTTACAG GCGACGTCTTCATCCTGGTGTTCAGCCTGGATAACCGGGAGTCCTTCGACGAGGTCAAGCGGCTCCAGAAGCAGATCCTGGAGGTCAAGTCGTGCCTGAAGAACAAGACCAAGGAGGCGGCCGAGCTGCCCATGGTCATCTGCGGCAACAAGAACGACCACGGCGAGCTCTGCCGCCAGGTGCCCGCCACCGAGGCCGAGCTGCTGGTGTCGGGCGACGAGAACTGCGCCTACTTCGAGGTGTCGGCCAAGAAGAACACCAACGTGGACGAGATGTTCTACGTGCTCTTCAGCATGGCCAAGCTGCCGCACGAGATGAGCCCGGCCCTGCACCGCAAGATCTCCGTGCAGTACGGCGACGCCTTCCACCCCAGGCCGTTCTGCATGCGCCGCGTCAAGGAGATGGACGCCTACGGCATGGTGTCACCCTTCGCCCGCCGGCCCAGCGTCAACAGTGACCTCAAGTACATCAAGGCCAAGGTCCTTCGGGAGGGCCAGGCCCGAGAGCGGGACAAGTGCACCAtccagggggggggggggggggggggggggggggggggggcgccttGGGTGGTGCCTTACGGGATGGCCCCCGATGTCCCCTGGACAAGACCCCACAGCAGTCGTGTTCAGTGA